A window of Pusillimonas sp. DMV24BSW_D genomic DNA:
CGTGGTGAGGCATGGCCACCCAGTGCCTTAGCATTTCATCTTGCATTCCCGCATGCACATACAAAATATTCACGGCCGGTAAACTAAACTTGTCTTGCAAGTTAAGTGCCCCCGTTTGGATTGCTTTGCTAAAGGCCGTATGAGTGGTATGTAATGAACTTATTCCGTTGACAAAGAAATGAGTTGTATCACCCCGCTGTATGCCAACTGGGCCAAACGGAATCGATTGAAACGCATTATCCTGATTCGAGCCTGTTTTTTGAATATAACGTGCCGAATGAATGGCGGAATTCATCACAATCAAAACGCCCAAGTTGGCTGCAACCGTGCCGGCGGCCAAATAGAGAGCCGATAATAAGTTTTCAGGGCCGTCGGGCGAAAACGCGTCGGCGGGTTTCATCGCGCCCGTCAGAACAACCGGTATTTGACCCGGCGTAACAAGATTCAAAAAATACGCCGTTTCTTCCATGGTGTCCGTGCCATGTGTCACGACAATGCCATCAGCCAGGTTTTCATTGCTGATTTTATTAATGCGGTTAGCCAGCCGGCACCAAATGTCGTTGGTAATCGACTGACTTCCTACATTAGCCAACTGTTCGAAGCTCACCACCATATCTTGCGGGCGT
This region includes:
- a CDS encoding asparaginase — its product is MVKRIHILATGGTIAGTADKHGGYAAGQISVEALLDSLPSRPQDMVVSFEQLANVGSQSITNDIWCRLANRINKISNENLADGIVVTHGTDTMEETAYFLNLVTPGQIPVVLTGAMKPADAFSPDGPENLLSALYLAAGTVAANLGVLIVMNSAIHSARYIQKTGSNQDNAFQSIPFGPVGIQRGDTTHFFVNGISSLHTTHTAFSKAIQTGALNLQDKFSLPAVNILYVHAGMQDEMLRHWVAMPHHGIVVAGVGSGNISRTLESLLAAQAAKGVVVVRSTRLAFGHVARNVEVDDNQQGFVVAGSLNPAKARILLQLALALKLPLPQIQALYNTH